Part of the Paenibacillus kyungheensis genome, TGTAAATAAATTGCGTGGTACATTCAATGCTGTAGCTGTTAAAGCTCCAGGATTCGGTGACCGTCGTAAAGCTATGTTGCAAGATATCGCTGCTCTTACAGGTGGTCAAGTGATCACTGAAGAATTGGGTCTAGACCTAAAAACAGCAACAATCGAGCAATTGGGTACAGCACGCCAAGTACGTGTAACAAAAGAAAACACAATCATCGTAGACGGTTTTGGAGACAAAACGGATATCGATGCTCGTGTGAACCAAATTCGTTCCCAACTGGAAGAAACAACTTCCGAGTTCGACAAAGAGAAATTGCAAGAGCGTCTAGCTAAATTAGCTGGTGGCGTTGCAGTCATCAAAGTCGGTGCAGCAACAGAAACAGAATTGAAAGAGCGCAAACTACGCATCGAAGATGCTTTGAACGCAACTCGCGCTGCGGTTGAAGAAGGTATCGTATCTGGTGGTGGTACAGCGCTTGTGAACGTATATGCAGCAGTATCTGCTGTACAAGTGACAGGCGACGAGCAAACAGGCGTAAACATCGTACTACGTGCTCTTGAAGAGCCTATCCGCACAATCGCTGCGAATGCTGGACAAGAAGGTTCTGTAATCGTTGAGCGTCTGAAAAAAGAAGTAGTTGGTATTGGTTACAATGCAGCTACAGGCGAATGGGTAAACATGTTCGAAGCGGGTATCGTTGACCCGGCGAAAGTAACTCGTTCTGCACTACAAAATGCAGCTTCTGTAGCAGCTATGTTCTTAACAACAGAAGCAGTTATCGCTGACAAACCAGAACCTGCTGGCGCTGGTGGCGCTCCTGATATGAGCGGTATGGGTGGCATGGGGGGAATGGGTGGAATGATGTAAAACAGAAAAGAATCCTTGATATAAAAGGATTTTGAACTGTTTTATCATTATACTGACCATATTTCGACCATAATAAATTTATAAAAAAGAAGCTTCTCATTAGTTGCATAAACTTTTGAGAAGCTTCTTTTTTATGTAATACTATTATAATATTTGACCATCGATCATAGCCCATTGTACTTGAAAGTCATCATCCAGTAGCACAAGGTCTGCATCCATACCTACTGCAATTGCTCCTTTTTGCTGTAGACCCAGAATACGTGCTGGCGTAGTGGATGCCATCTGTACAGCATCTGTTAAAGAAATCCCTGTCTCAACCGTATACCGAAGTGCTTCGTTCATCGTAACTGTACTTGAGGCTAGCGTTCCATCATGTAATCTAGCCACACCATCGGTTACCGTTACATGGTGACCTCCAAACAGATAATGTCCGTCTCCCATCCCCATTGCTTGTAAAGCATCTGTAATCAAAACCATACCTTCAGCACCTTTTGAACGATGCATTAATCGAATAATAGCAGGATGCAAATGAATATGGTCTACAATCGCTTGAAGGCTAACATGTTCTTCTTCAAAAGCAGCTACCACTATTCCTGGATCACGATGATGGATCGGTCGCATCCCGTTAAAACAATGTGTAACATGACTTGCACCAGCTTCAAATGCTTTTTTAGCTTCTTCGTAAGTCGCATCCGAATGAGCAATAGATATAATAACACCTTGTTCTTTGAGAAATGAGATTAGTTCCATCCCTCCCGGTAACTCTGGAGCAATCGACACCATTTTAATCAGAGAGTCGGCTTCTTTAAAGATCATCTTCATTTCTTCTAGATCAGGATGACGCAAATACTTCTCATTTTGCATACCTTTACGTATTGGATTTAAATAAGGCCCTTCTAAGTGAATACCTGCGATCTTAGCGCCTACTTCATGACCGACGACACGTTTCACACTGTCGATCATCGCTAAAAGATCTTCAATCGTAGAACTGACAGAAGTAGCGAGAAACGAGGTACATCCTGTAGAAGCACATGTACGAGACACTTCTTGTATACTTTCTTCATGACCATCCATCATATCAAAACCATTGGCTCCATGGATATGAACATCGATCATGCCAGGGATTAACCGATGTCCTTTACAATCGATTTGTTGATATTCTCCATTTGTAGAAATAGGGGCTGTATCCATCTTTACAATTTTTCCATTTTGGATTCCTACATGAACAAGGGTTAAAGTTTCATTTGGAAGTACCAGTTCTACATTTTGCAAAATAGTATACATAGATATGCTCATCCTTATAATATGACTTAGTCATTATAATCTATTCCATGTTCATCCTCTTGATAAGTAATAACCGTAATATTGTTCTGACTAAGTATTTCTTTTAAAGGGTTAGGAACAGGCTGATTGGTAATTAAAATATCTACATAATCAAAATCTAATCGATAAAATGATTTACTTGTAAATTTAGTATGATCTACTACCACAATGACTTGATCTGATCTTCTAGCTATTTCCTGCTTTACCCGGGCATCTTCTTCATAAGAGTAGTAGATACCATCTGAACCGATAGCTACAGCCCCAATAAAAGCTTTATCTGCGCGAATCTGACTCAGTTTATCGAGAATAGAAGGACCAAATAAAGAACGGTTTTTCACATTTAAATAACCACCAAGCAAATAAATTTGCATATCTTCTCGATCTGATAAGATACCTACATTATCAATAGAGTGAGTAATAACGGTGAGATGTTGAGCTTTAATTTGTTCTGCGACAAATTGTACAGTCGTGGATACATCCAAAATAATCGTTTCATGATCTTGAATAAGTTGAGCGCCTAACATTCCAATGTTTCTTTTAGGTTCGGCTTCATCAATCAGACGATCTTGATAAGATAATATTTCTTTTTTTAATTGAGGTAATGAGACTCCTCCATGAGTACGGATCACGACTCCTTCTTGCACTAATCTAACAATATCTCTACGAGCTGTATCTTTAGATATTTCAAATTCAGTACATATTTCAGCTACGCTCATCGATTGATGCTGTTTTAAATATTCCAGTATTTTCAGTAATCGTTCTTCTTGATACATTGTAATCACCTCATGTAAGTAATATTATAGTTCTATTTAATGATATTCAAGTATAATTTTAAAATAATTAATGATTTATAAGTATTTTGGATGTTTTAATATGATAAAGTACGTCAAGGTTTAACATAATAGTGTAATTATGATGTAACAATGTAATATTTATTTGTGATTCATGACTTGAAGCTTTAAACTAACTATATTAGGATTATACATTCATACAAAGACGTGTTATTACGTTAATAGATGAAGTAAAAGTGACTTTATAAGAAGGGACGTACATATGGAATATGGAAATGTAGTCACACTAATCGTTTCAATCGTTACCGTCATTAATATTGCGTTGTCGATCGGATTTCTGTTTTTTGAGAAAAGAGATGCAGGCTATACATGGGCTTGGTTGATGATTCTCTTTTTTATTCCGATTGTCGGTTTTCTGGTATATATCTTTCTGGGGCGTAATCTTAAAAAGAAAAATTTCTACGGGCTTTCTGCGGAAGAACGCGGATTTGTACAAGCTGAAGTCGATAAGCAGTTACTCACACTGCAAGATAAGCAGTCTCCACAATTTCAGATTCCTTCCAAATATGATGAGTTAGTCACACTTAATCTTAGATCAACCAATGCTTTATTATCGAATGACAATGAGATCGTTATTTTCGACGATGGTCATATTAAGTTCGATGCTTTATTTCAAGATATTCAATCAGCTACCCAAGAAATCAATATCCAGTATTATATTATTCAACCCGATGTACTTGGCAAAAGATTAAGAGATGCTTTAACTCAAAAAGCTAAAGAAGGTGTAAAAGTAAGATTACTTTATGATGAAGTAGGTTCTAAGAAAATCTCAGGTTCCTTTTTTAAAGAGCTACGGTTAGCGGGTGGAGAAGTCGAAGTGTTTTTCCCTTCCTTTTTCAAATTAATTAACTTCCGTATTAACAACAGAAATCATCGCAAACTTTGCATTATTGATGGAACGATTGCGTATATTGGTGGATTCAATGTCGGCGATGAGTATCTTGGATTAGATCAAAAATTTGGTTATTGGAGAGATACCCATTTTAGAATAGAAGGCGATTCAGTTAACCATATTCAAGGCAGATTTATTCTAGATTGG contains:
- the groL gene encoding chaperonin GroEL (60 kDa chaperone family; promotes refolding of misfolded polypeptides especially under stressful conditions; forms two stacked rings of heptamers to form a barrel-shaped 14mer; ends can be capped by GroES; misfolded proteins enter the barrel where they are refolded when GroES binds), which gives rise to MAKEIKFSEDARRAMLRGVDALANAVKVTLGPKGRNVVLEKKFGSPLITNDGVTIAKEIELEDAFENMGAQLVKEVATKTNDVAGDGTTTATVLAQAMIREGLKNVTAGANPMVIRKGIEKAVRAAVQELQSISRHVEDKQSIAQVASISAADEEVGQLIAEAMEKVGKDGVITVEESRGFATELEVVEGMQFDRGYLSPYMITDTDKMEAVLENPYILITDKKITNTQEILPLLEKVVQQSKPLVLVAEDIEGEALAMLVVNKLRGTFNAVAVKAPGFGDRRKAMLQDIAALTGGQVITEELGLDLKTATIEQLGTARQVRVTKENTIIVDGFGDKTDIDARVNQIRSQLEETTSEFDKEKLQERLAKLAGGVAVIKVGAATETELKERKLRIEDALNATRAAVEEGIVSGGGTALVNVYAAVSAVQVTGDEQTGVNIVLRALEEPIRTIAANAGQEGSVIVERLKKEVVGIGYNAATGEWVNMFEAGIVDPAKVTRSALQNAASVAAMFLTTEAVIADKPEPAGAGGAPDMSGMGGMGGMGGMM
- the nagA gene encoding N-acetylglucosamine-6-phosphate deacetylase, whose protein sequence is MYTILQNVELVLPNETLTLVHVGIQNGKIVKMDTAPISTNGEYQQIDCKGHRLIPGMIDVHIHGANGFDMMDGHEESIQEVSRTCASTGCTSFLATSVSSTIEDLLAMIDSVKRVVGHEVGAKIAGIHLEGPYLNPIRKGMQNEKYLRHPDLEEMKMIFKEADSLIKMVSIAPELPGGMELISFLKEQGVIISIAHSDATYEEAKKAFEAGASHVTHCFNGMRPIHHRDPGIVVAAFEEEHVSLQAIVDHIHLHPAIIRLMHRSKGAEGMVLITDALQAMGMGDGHYLFGGHHVTVTDGVARLHDGTLASSTVTMNEALRYTVETGISLTDAVQMASTTPARILGLQQKGAIAVGMDADLVLLDDDFQVQWAMIDGQIL
- a CDS encoding DeoR/GlpR family DNA-binding transcription regulator, with the protein product MYQEERLLKILEYLKQHQSMSVAEICTEFEISKDTARRDIVRLVQEGVVIRTHGGVSLPQLKKEILSYQDRLIDEAEPKRNIGMLGAQLIQDHETIILDVSTTVQFVAEQIKAQHLTVITHSIDNVGILSDREDMQIYLLGGYLNVKNRSLFGPSILDKLSQIRADKAFIGAVAIGSDGIYYSYEEDARVKQEIARRSDQVIVVVDHTKFTSKSFYRLDFDYVDILITNQPVPNPLKEILSQNNITVITYQEDEHGIDYND
- the cls gene encoding cardiolipin synthase, with product MEYGNVVTLIVSIVTVINIALSIGFLFFEKRDAGYTWAWLMILFFIPIVGFLVYIFLGRNLKKKNFYGLSAEERGFVQAEVDKQLLTLQDKQSPQFQIPSKYDELVTLNLRSTNALLSNDNEIVIFDDGHIKFDALFQDIQSATQEINIQYYIIQPDVLGKRLRDALTQKAKEGVKVRLLYDEVGSKKISGSFFKELRLAGGEVEVFFPSFFKLINFRINNRNHRKLCIIDGTIAYIGGFNVGDEYLGLDQKFGYWRDTHFRIEGDSVNHIQGRFILDWHQARKEQKEDYHEFEYRSEKHHGHSMIQIVSSGPNSETEHLKNMYIKMILSAKKNVYIQTPYFIPDASFMDACKIALISGIDLQIMIPNKPDHPFVYWATWAHVGTLLDYGAKILLYEKGFLHAKTIVVDEEVASVGTMNIDSRSFRLNFEINAIVYDEQIAKKLHDLFDQDSLESSELTLERYQNRSWIIKFKEGISRLLSPIL